The nucleotide sequence CAGAGGTTGTCCTGTGCCTGCACATAGCCGTTGCCGTACCCCAGGCTTTCGTAGTCGTCTGCCTTGATGTGCGGTACGCCGTAGGTGGTGCGGGTGATGCTGACGCGGATGTCGCCGCCCTCACCGTTCTGCCCCAGGTTGTCGATGGCGGTGGTGTCGCCGCCGCAGGCGCTGAGGATGGCCGCCAGCAGGCCGATGCCAACGAGTTGACGATACATGGTGCTCCTCCAGAGTGTGTTGCCGGGTCCGCTCGGGCGGACACTCGCGTTGTGGCGGTAGTGTGACATTTGTCGCGGGGCCATGCCCGATGCGGCGGTCGCGTCCCGCGCTGTCCACAAAAAAGGCCGGGCAGTGCCCGGCCTTTGCAATAACGCTGGTGGATCAGATCGAGGTCTTCATCACGATCTTTACCAGCTTGCGTGAGGTCTCGGTATACGGCGGGAAGAACATCCGCGCCATCATGAAGCGGGTGCGGACGATGGCCCGTTCGTGCGAGAAAGCCTTGAAGCCGAAATGGCCATGACCGGAGCCGATGCCGGAATTGTTGACGCCACCGAACGGCAGGTTCATGTGCAGGAAGTGCACCACCGCATGGTTGATGCAGGCGCCACCGGAACTGGTGTTCTCGATGACCTTGTCAATGTTCGCCTCGGTCTTGCTCCAGACGTACAGCGCCAGCGGTTTCTGGTCGGCGTTGATGCGGGCGATCACCTCGTCCAGCGAGCGGTAGCCGATGATCGGCAGCAGTGGCCCGAAAATCTCCTCGCTCATGATCTTGGCGTCATCGGGGATGCCATCCAGCAGGGTCGGGGCGACATAGCAGTCGTCGACGTCGACATCACCGCCACACAGGGTTCGGGCGCCACGTTCCACCGCATCATCGAGCAGGCTCTTGATGCGACCGGTATGCCGGCTGTTGACCACACGTGCGAGGAAGGGGCTGGCTTTCTGCGCTGCGGCATCGGCGCCGTAGGTGCTGTTGATCACCTCGACGCAGGCCTGGACGAACGCGTCCTTCACCGACTCGTGGACGTAGATGTGGTCGGGGGCAATGCAGGTCTGACCATTGTTGGTGTACTTGCCCCAGAGAATGGTGCGCGCGGCCAGTTTGAGGTCGGCACTGGAATCGACGATGGTCGGCGACTTGCCCCCCAGCTCAAGCGTGACGCTGGTCAGGTGCTTGGCGGCGGCAGCCATCACGATCTTGCCAACAGCCGGCGAGCCGGTGAAGAAGATGTGATCGAACGGCAGACTGAGCAGCTCGGTCGAGACTTCCACTTCGCCCTCGAAGACGGCGACTTCATCTTCCGGAAAGACCTCACGAACGATCTTGCTGATCACCGCGGCAGCGTGCGGCGTCATTTCCGAAGGCTTGATGATGGCCGTGTTGCCGGCAGCAATCGCCGAGACCAGGGGCCCCAGGCTCAGGTTCACCGGATAATTCCAGGGCGAGATGATCAGCGTCCGGCCCTTGGGCTCGTAGCGGACCCAGCTCTTGGTCCCCATCATCATCCGGGTCGGCCAAACGCCTTGGGGCTTCATCCACTTGCGGATGTGGCGGACGGCGTCATTGATTTCGGCAACGATCGGCATGATCTCGGTGAGATCGACCTCGATCGGCGGCTTCTTGAAGTCCTGGTATCCGGCTTCGTATAGGGCTTCGCTGTGCGCCTGAACCACCGCCTTGAGCCGTTTCAGGCGGGCGATCCGCTCGGCCGCGGTGGAGGTGCGCAGCCGCAGGGCGGTCTCACGCTGACGATCAAAAACCCGGCGGATATCCGACAGGTTGGCGGAACCCGCGTTCGGCAGGTACGAGACGGCGGTGTTCATGGCTGGCTCCTCGACTTCTAATCAAACGATTGTTCGAGTATAGGGCCATGACGGGCAGAAGCCCAAGCCCGGCGTCTCGAGGGCTACACTGTCGGGAAAATGTCCATTACATGAGGGGAGCGATCATGACCATGCTGAAGCCGCTGGACGCCGCGTGGCTGTACGTCGACACCACGGAGACACCGATGCACGTCGGGTGTCTGGCGATCTTCTCGTTGCCGGCGGACGCGCCCGAAGGCTTCATCAACACGCTGTTCGAACACCTTCGGGATACCCCGAGCTTCGCCGCGCCGTTCAACCAGCGATTGAAGAACCCTGGGCTCAAGGGGGTCCTGCCGACCTGGGAAACCGCCTACAAGATCGATCTCGATTACCACCTGCGGCATTCGGCGCTGCCGCGGCCGGGTGGCGAACGCGAGCTGGGGGTCCTGATCTCGCGGTTGCACTCGCACCCAATGGATTTCAACCGTCCGCTGTGGGAAGCCCACATCATCGAAGGGCTGGAGCACGGGCGCTTTGCGCTGTACATGAAGATGCATCACTCGCTGGTCGATGGCGTCGGCGGCATGCGCATGCTGCAGAAAATGATGGTGCCGGATCCCAAGGCCTCCGCGCTGCCGCCGCCGTGGGCGATCGGTCGTGGCCCGCGGACCCGCACCCCGACGCCGCGCGGACCGCTGATGCAGATGCTGAAACAGGCGGTACGACAGCAGTTCGAGACCGCGCCGCAGGTCGGCAAGGCGCTAGGACGATTGGTGACCGAGCACTTCAAGCGGGCCAATTCAGCCGAGGCATTGCCGTTCAGCGGCCCGGCGTCCATCCTCAACCGGCGGGTGTCGGGACAACGCCGCTTTGCCACCCAGTACTACCCGCTGGACCGGGTCAAGGCGGTCGCCAAGGCC is from Flagellatimonas centrodinii and encodes:
- a CDS encoding WS/DGAT/MGAT family O-acyltransferase, with protein sequence MTMLKPLDAAWLYVDTTETPMHVGCLAIFSLPADAPEGFINTLFEHLRDTPSFAAPFNQRLKNPGLKGVLPTWETAYKIDLDYHLRHSALPRPGGERELGVLISRLHSHPMDFNRPLWEAHIIEGLEHGRFALYMKMHHSLVDGVGGMRMLQKMMVPDPKASALPPPWAIGRGPRTRTPTPRGPLMQMLKQAVRQQFETAPQVGKALGRLVTEHFKRANSAEALPFSGPASILNRRVSGQRRFATQYYPLDRVKAVAKAVGVTVNDVFLGLCAGAMRRYLDEIQALPEQPLTAGIPVSIRPADDDETGNAISFIIANLNTHLADPLTRLHSIHRSTEVAKQHLQQLPKAGLENYTALFMAPFILQLLAGLGGKTRPMFNVTISNVPGPTEPLYFNGARLEQMYPVSLLSHGQGLNITVVSYAGQFNVGLTGCRDTLPHMQRLAVYMGEELDTLEQLAGLKRKPARRATTPRRKSAAGR